In a genomic window of Trichoderma atroviride chromosome 4, complete sequence:
- a CDS encoding uncharacterized protein (EggNog:ENOG41~TransMembrane:3 (i40-59o65-83i113-132o)) produces MFRPHPEENMHLRLHRARSVVLTSDELVEIRAAQRTFEGAYMRTALGLFSFSLVILKVFTEEFYPIGALFAAFGTAILLVSVYRRYQGNRQFFVAESADGIFHRKFRTSGDTVVLLTVLSLCAYATLLALTWELKDA; encoded by the exons ATGTTTCGG CCGCATCCAGAAGAAAACATGCATCTGCGGCTCCATAGAGCCCGGTCTGTGGTGCTAACTTCTGACGA ACTCGTCGAAATCCGCGCCGCCCAACGAACCTTTGAGGGTGCCTACATGCGAACCGCcctcggcctcttctccttctccctcgTCATTCTCAAAGTCTTCACCGAGGAGTTCTACCCCATCGGCGCCCTCTTCGCCGCCTTTGGCACCGCCATCCTGCTCGTCTCCGTCTACCGCCGCTACCAGGGCAACCGCCAGTTCTTCGTCGCCGAGTCGGCAGATGGCATCTTTCACCGGAAATTCCGGACCAGCGGCGACACTGTGGTCCTGTTGACCGTGCTGAGTCTTTGCGCCTATGCCACGCTTTTGGCATTGACGTGGGAACTTAAAGATGCATGA
- a CDS encoding uncharacterized protein (EggNog:ENOG41), translated as MQPAMPPPRSPSRNFRGPQDPTMASTIRGNATHVLKRSFSTPSVGGVASTSFLESQPLAPQMNEKKRNKLGYHRTSIACGHCRRRKIRCIISSEDQNRCVNCIRLKKECSFHPVDQQQPYDQKLPPQTPTGSSIATASSSPAISRGSSVDQGSQRQNYPAIPVAQVPNIGASTPQSEYFPPTLEGSANSMQSGSSYGVGEQPSRSWVSTDTDPSAMSKPRGQNMWQQSYQGDVSMSLGGQISPYTDPNTVSAAWANSNFGHGNEMGWNSGMPPPPRSMSFSGEVLGSHHTPQYYPTPHHNPVYERQTQHFPHIYGAVPVNETDENIEQAIDPAIMGAAVPSTAPVPWQQQQQQQQHQPQPQQHQQTQQHQHQHQHQQVQDTQVGGAYRGWTGYGENDGAGRM; from the exons ATGCAACCTGCGATGCCACCACCAAGGTCTCCCTCCAGAAATTTTAGGGGGCCCCAAGATCCCACAATGGCATCTACCATCCGAGGAAATGCTACCCATGTCTTGAAGCGATCTTTCTCGACACCTTCAGTGGGTGGTGTAGCATCAACATCGTTCTTAGAGTCTCAACCACTAGCGCCGCAGatgaatgaaaagaagagaaacaagcTAGGCTACCATAGAACATCGATTGCCTGTG GTCATTGTCGCCGACGCAAAATACGCTGCATTATATCCTCCGAGGACCAGAATCGATGTGTAAACTGTATACGGCTCAAGAAAGAGTGCAGCTTTCACCCGGTAGACCAGCAGCAACCATATGATCAGAAACTGCCGCCTCAAACGCCCACTGGATCCAGCATCGCGACGGCCTCCTCATCGCCGGCAATATCTCGTGGCAGTTCCGTTGACCAAGGATCACAACGACAGAATTATCCTGCCATACCTGTTGCGCAGGTGCCGAACATTGGAGCCTCAACACCTCAAAGCGAATACTTTCCGCCGACCTTGGAAG GTTCAGCGAACTCCATGCAATCCGGATCATCGTATGGTGTAGGCGAGCAGCCCTCAAGAAGCTGGGTGTCTACAGACACAGATCCAAGCGCAATGTCGAAACCTCGCGGTCAAAATATGTGGCAACAGTCATATCAAGGAGACGTTTCAATGAGCTTAGGTGGCCAGATTTCTCCATACACAGATCCGAATACCGTGTCTGCCGCCTGGGCAAATTCGAATTTTGGACATGGAAATGAAATGGGGTGGAATAGCGGcatgccaccacctcctcgaTCGATGTCCTTTAGCGGAGAAGTTCTAGGTAGCCATCATACACCTCAGTACTATCCAACACCACATCATAATCCGGTTTACGAAAGGCAGACCCAGCATTTTCCTCACATCTACGGCGCGGTGCCTGTTAACGAAACGGACGAGAATATTGAACAAGCCATCGATCCAGCAATAATGGGCGCTGCTGTGCCCTCGACAGCGCCTGtaccttggcagcagcagcagcaacaacaacaacaccagccgcagccgcagcagcatcagcagacgcagcaacatcaacatcaacaccagcaccaacaagTACAAGACACACAGGTAGGAGGTGCTTACCGTGGGTGGACAGGGTATGGTGAGAATGATGGGGCAGGTCGCATGTAG
- a CDS encoding uncharacterized protein (SECRETED:SignalP(1-20)~MEROPS:MER0208880), translated as MSKKLGTSLLAYAVLDVVEGSAMDALQSMQTYLSTRPGGFATVESGIDWHIRTRTVRNSLSARASVPALLVWDESRDASRPWRWRTNLAATQPFWEDWFVGLSKKFLGARGGKLLLLAGTDRLDTELTIGQMQGKYALQVFPEAGHFIHEDKPEQTAMTLVDFYRRNDRSALVLPPKVSELLKQGKKV; from the exons ATGAGTAAAAAGCTGGGCACGTCTCTCCTAGCATATGCAGTGCTGGATGTTGTTGAAGGCTCTGCCATGGATGCGCTCCAGAGCATGCAAACATACCTGTCTACGCGGCCGGGAGGGTTTGCAACTGTCGAGTCAGGCATTGACTGGCACATCAGAACTCGAACCGTGAGAAACTCTCTCTCCGCCAGAGCTTCAGTGCCGGCCTTGTTGGTATGGGACGAGAGCCGAGATGCGTCTCgcccatggagatggagaacaAATCTAGCAGCTACACAGCCTTTCTGGGAAGATTGGTTTGTAGGGCTGAGTAAGAAGTTCCTGGGGGCGCGTGGGGGAAagctcttgctgcttgctggtACAGATCGACTGGATACGGAGTTGACAATTGGGCAGATGCAAG GTAAATACGCTTTACAAGTGTTCCCAGAAGCCGGACATTTTATCCACGAGGATAAACCAGAGCAAACTGCCATGACTCTGGTGGACTTTTACCGCAGAAACGATAGGAGTGCGTTGGTTCTGCCTCCAAAAGTCTCTGAGCTCTTGAAGCAGGGGAAGAAGGTATAA